The following are from one region of the Blastocatellia bacterium genome:
- a CDS encoding replication initiator protein A: MPTSEKRKRTQRTKLKKAPRTTKETSDLPLFPEVLRQGKDEMNLATFPMAALYTHVPSGARSLKFEDTIIGKNGKLVKRTWTIQGGSEAGLPTATDEDVYVALMELTQRQGFDKQQVLFSRYDLLKRLGWCICGKCYARLDESLVRLSNVTFHARNAFWDNEAKSYVTAAFTLIQGYHIYEEVTGRKTERDQPHSWIMWSDQLYKSFKSGYLKFLDTNLYFSLRTSTARRLYRYLDRHFGRNDRFTIDIFQLAHEHLGISRNFQFISEIVRKLEPALEELVEKSYLASWEVKGRTIGFLRSPHARHEPFDTTAEDFPETIDLPFDAVRVVDENLEERVEEQAEWLTKQLVERGVTPREAKKLVESHWGEFGKIRLAVEYFDSLMEQGGVGIKNPGGFLVSLIREGNSLAAAQQAPAAKHDAKLQLLLDEMMYNEYIEQQVDQYIASLPAGQMAMLVEAKKQEFLASDKSSTYRRWKKEVFDEYATVFCRKDIAMRLGLPDFATWQARRSAS, translated from the coding sequence ATGCCAACCAGTGAAAAAAGGAAACGAACCCAACGAACCAAATTGAAAAAGGCTCCACGAACGACCAAGGAGACATCCGATCTCCCCTTGTTTCCCGAAGTCCTTCGACAGGGAAAAGACGAGATGAACCTGGCCACATTCCCAATGGCCGCTCTGTACACGCACGTTCCTTCAGGAGCGAGGTCGCTCAAGTTTGAGGACACGATCATTGGCAAAAATGGCAAGTTGGTGAAGCGAACCTGGACAATTCAAGGCGGTTCAGAAGCGGGATTGCCGACGGCCACCGACGAGGATGTGTATGTGGCGTTGATGGAGTTGACGCAGCGGCAGGGATTTGACAAGCAACAGGTCTTATTTTCCCGCTACGATTTGTTGAAGCGGCTTGGTTGGTGCATTTGCGGAAAGTGCTACGCCAGACTAGATGAATCGCTTGTCCGGTTGAGCAACGTCACATTCCATGCGCGCAACGCGTTTTGGGACAATGAAGCGAAATCGTATGTGACGGCGGCGTTCACGTTGATACAGGGCTATCACATTTATGAAGAGGTCACGGGGCGCAAGACTGAGCGCGATCAGCCGCATAGCTGGATCATGTGGAGCGATCAGTTGTATAAGAGCTTCAAGAGTGGCTATCTGAAGTTCCTTGATACCAACCTGTATTTTTCTTTGCGCACGTCTACGGCGCGACGGCTGTACCGCTACTTGGATCGTCACTTCGGGCGGAACGATCGCTTCACGATAGACATCTTCCAACTCGCTCACGAGCACTTGGGCATCAGTCGCAATTTCCAGTTCATTTCGGAAATCGTGCGCAAGCTCGAGCCGGCGCTGGAAGAGTTGGTTGAGAAGTCATACTTGGCTAGTTGGGAGGTTAAGGGGCGGACGATCGGTTTTCTGCGCAGTCCGCACGCGCGGCATGAACCGTTCGACACGACAGCCGAAGACTTCCCTGAAACGATTGACCTACCGTTTGACGCAGTTCGTGTCGTTGACGAGAATCTTGAGGAGCGTGTTGAGGAACAGGCTGAATGGCTGACGAAGCAATTAGTCGAGCGCGGCGTGACGCCGAGGGAGGCCAAGAAGCTCGTGGAGTCGCACTGGGGAGAGTTCGGTAAAATTCGGCTGGCTGTCGAGTATTTCGACTCGTTGATGGAGCAAGGGGGGGTTGGCATTAAAAATCCTGGAGGCTTCCTAGTGAGTTTAATCCGGGAAGGGAATTCCTTAGCGGCGGCGCAGCAGGCGCCTGCGGCCAAGCATGATGCCAAGCTCCAGTTGTTGTTGGATGAAATGATGTACAACGAGTACATCGAGCAGCAGGTAGACCAATACATTGCCTCGCTGCCTGCTGGGCAAATGGCTATGCTCGTGGAAGCCAAGAAGCAAGAGTTTTTGGCCAGCGATAAATCGAGCACGTACCGCAGGTGGAAAAAAGAGGTGTTTGACGAGTATGCAACAGTTTTTTGCCGAAAGGATATTGCCATGCGCCTTGGCTTGCCGGATTTTGCCACGTGGCAAGCCAGACGCAGCGCCTCATGA
- a CDS encoding type II secretion system protein M, translating into MTDFVLRSHALHRAARIGPWQVVLASLAIISMGAAGFFYVQNRLAEQQLNQAQARYQQDQATLNQLTERVKEIEALEKIDVPTPEAIRASLVKFQETYLSPAETAQLRAIREVNQLAKQSGVLVTEINFTAIEQRALQGEAEGVKSAKSLFPGLEMSFTVEGSYSSVRQFLASLERSRVFIIVDALELKSVESSASDGRGRQAGAATDQVIALGLKLAVYYQREVS; encoded by the coding sequence ATGACTGATTTTGTTTTGAGATCGCACGCATTGCATCGGGCCGCTCGGATCGGCCCTTGGCAGGTCGTGTTGGCCTCTCTTGCGATCATCAGCATGGGCGCGGCAGGTTTCTTTTATGTGCAAAACAGGCTGGCTGAGCAACAGCTCAATCAAGCTCAGGCGCGATACCAACAAGATCAAGCGACGCTCAATCAGTTGACCGAGCGGGTGAAAGAGATCGAGGCCCTTGAAAAAATTGATGTGCCTACGCCTGAGGCGATTCGCGCCAGTCTGGTCAAGTTTCAGGAGACATATCTATCCCCTGCGGAGACTGCTCAATTGCGCGCGATTCGGGAAGTCAATCAGTTGGCCAAACAAAGTGGTGTTCTTGTCACAGAGATCAATTTCACAGCCATTGAGCAGCGGGCATTGCAAGGGGAAGCGGAAGGCGTCAAGAGCGCCAAGTCATTGTTTCCCGGGTTGGAGATGTCGTTCACAGTTGAGGGCAGCTACAGTAGTGTGCGGCAGTTTTTGGCTTCATTGGAGCGAAGTCGCGTCTTCATCATCGTTGATGCGCTGGAGCTGAAGAGCGTGGAGTCATCTGCTTCAGATGGACGAGGTCGCCAAGCCGGAGCTGCCACCGATCAAGTGATTGCATTAGGTCTCAAGCTGGCGGTGTATTATCAACGCGAGGTGTCATGA